The Candidatus Spechtbacterales bacterium genome window below encodes:
- a CDS encoding GIY-YIG nuclease family protein, whose translation MKTGIYILKCSNGRFYIGSTNNIDRRIEEHKNGQVIYTKNILPVKLLLFHPCTTIKEARQIEYKLKRLKNRTIIEKIVQDGTINMRP comes from the coding sequence ATGAAAACAGGGATTTATATTCTAAAATGCTCTAACGGTAGATTTTACATAGGTAGCACAAATAACATTGATAGAAGAATAGAAGAACATAAAAATGGACAGGTTATATATACAAAAAATATTTTACCTGTTAAACTACTCCTGTTTCATCCCTGCACAACAATAAAAGAAGCAAGGCAAATAGAATATAAACTAAAAAGACTAAAAAACCGCACAATTATAGAAAAGATAGTTCAGGATGGAACTATAAACATGCGCCCGTAG